From the Dehalococcoidia bacterium genome, the window ACTCGGTTCGCACGCCCAAGCGCTCGGCGATGGCATCATATATGTTCTTGCGGTCGTGGACAACAACAACCACGATGGCCTCGGCGGGCAGCGCGCGCAATACGTTCCGGAAGGCGGCTACCATATCTTCGACATACTGGCGCACACCCCGCTCCGAGTTTCCCTTCCAGGGCGCTCCGATCTCGGCCTCCCGCTGCTCAGGGAGCCCCAGCAACTCGAAGGCATAACGATGCTGCTCATGATAATCAATGAGACCCACGTATGGCGGCGAGGTAATGACCATGTCGCAGGGCGGAAACTCTACCTCGCGAGCGTCGCCCTGGATAACGGTGACCCTGGCATCAGTCTTGATAGCAGCGAACTGTTCGATGCGCCGCAGCGTATCCAGGCTGTAGCGCTGCAGAAACTTCAGCGCCTCGTCCGTCGGCTGACAGATACGCCGGTGCTTGTGACAGTAGTATGGTGCCGTTACCGGCTCCCTGGGAAAGTCCAGCTCGTAGTGGGGTGCTAGCCGCGCCGACCGCGCGGCCCGCGATAGGACTACTCGCAGCACGTCCTGATAGCGATAGCGTGCGATGAGCTGGCGGTAGGCCAGCAACTCGCGCCGTGCCCGTGGAGAATACCACGTGCGCAAATACTCGCTGGCCAGTTCGTCCAGATGCAGCTGTGGGGTCACCCTTAAGTTATCGCGCAAGCGCTTGAGGATGTCGTGAATTTCGCGCTCCAGCGTGGGCAGGTCGTATGTCTCGGTCTTGACCCGCGACAGCAAACAGTTGAAGGGCGATATGTCGCAGCCGACGGCCTCGATGCCCAGGGCGTTGGCCTCCACCAGCGTGGTGCCGGAGCCGCAGAAGGGGTCGCAGACCACCCGCGGACGGTATTTGCGCAGGAAGATCTCGACCAGTTGGGGAACGAACTTGCCTAGATAGGGGTGTAGGCGGTGGACGTGTTTCGTGCGTTCCCTTTCGGGCAGGTCCATTTCGCGCCAGTTCAGGTTAAGGTCTTCCAGCTTCGTTTCCGGGGTGACGGCAGAGAACTGCGTGAAGGGTTCGCCGTCGTAGGGGGGGTTACCCGTGATGCCCAGGCGCCTGCGCGTATAGATGACCTGCGTCGTCACAGGGCGTCCTCCCTTAGAACGTTTGTCCCCATTCTACACGGTTCCGTGTAGCTGTCAACCCCCCGACCCCGAACCCTGGCGAACAGCGCCCATCAGCACGTACCCCGGCAGGCCCGCCTGCACCTGGGCTGCCTGCCCCTCTTCCGCCACCAGCACCAGGCCGATGCCCATGTTGAAGACGCGCCACATTTCGTCGTCGGGGACGCGGCCCCGCTCCTGTATCAGGCGGAAGATGGGCGGCACCTCCCAGGCCCCACGGTCTATCACCGCCCGCAACCCGGGCGGCAGTATCCGCGCCAGGTTGGCCTCGATGCCGCCCCCCGTCACGTGGGCGATGCCCTTCACCAGCCTGCGCACCGACATCACCTCGCGCAGGTAGCAACGGTGAGGGCGCAGCAGCTCCTCGCCCAGAGTGCAGCCCAACTCCGGCACGTACTCCTCCAGGCGACGTCGCTCCGCCGCCTCGTCTTCGCCGATGCCCACCCGGAAGACGCGGCGCACCAGCGAGTAGCCGTTGGTGTGCAGGCCGCTGGAGGGCAGGCCCAGGAGCACGTCGCCCGGCGCGATGCGGGAGCCGTCTATCAGCTCGTCGCGCTCCACCACGCCCACCACGAAGCCGGCCAGGTCGAAGTCGCCCGGACGGTAGATGTCGGGCATGTCGGCTGTCTCGCCGCCCAGGAGGGCACAGCCCGCCTCGCGACAGGCCTCGGCCATTCCCCGCACCAGGGCAACCTTCGCCTCCTCCGACAGGCCGTGAGAGGCGATGTAGTCCAGGAAGAAGAGGGGCTCGGCGCCCACCGTGAGGATGTCGTTCACGTTCAGCGACACCAGGTCGCGGCCGATGGACTCGTAGGCGCCCATGAGGGCGGCCAGCCGCGCTTTGGTGCCCACGCCATCGCAGGAGGCCACCAGCACCGGGGCGCGACGCCCCGTCAGGCGGAAGAGGCCGGCGAAGGGGCCCACGTCAGCCAGCACTTCGGGACGGCGGGCCGTGCGAGCTATTTCGGCGATGCGGGCCTTCAGCCGCCCGGCGGCCTGCAGGTCGACGCCGGCAGCGGCATAGGTCATCTCCCCTGACATGGGCTAGCGACGGTCCCGCTCCCAGCTCCAGCCGGCCAGGGCAGGCTCCCGCTGGGAGGCCTCGACGGGGCGCTCGAAGGCCAGCTTGTCCATCTGGAGCTGGACGGGCATGGGGTAGTCGCCGCTGAAGCAGGCGGTGCAGAAGCTCTCTCGCGCCTGGCCCACCGCCCGCATCAGCCCCTCCATGGAGAGGTAGCCCAGCGAGTCGGCGCCGATGTGCTGGCGGATCTCCTCCACCGTCTTCTCGTTGGCGATGAGCTCCCAGCGGGTGGCCATGTCTATGCCGAAGGGGCAGGGATGGCGGATGGGCGGCGAGCAGATGCGCATGTGCACCTCTTTCGCCCCGGCCCGCCTGAGCATCTCCACCACCTTGGGTGTAGTGGTGCCGCGGACGATGGAGTCGTCCACCACCACCAGCCGCTTGCCGTCGATGACCTCACGCAGGGGGTTGAACTTGAGATAGACGCCCACGTCCCGCAGCCGCTGGTCGGGCTGGATGAAGGTCCGCCCGACGTAGCGGTTCTTGACCAGCCCCTCGGCATACGGGATGCCCGACTGATGGGAGAAGCCGATGGCCGCCGGCGTGGCCGAGTCCGGCACGCCGATGACCAGATCAGCCTCCACCGGGTGCTCCCGGGCCAGCTCGCGGCCCATGGCCATGCGCACGGGGTAGATGAGCTGCCCCCGCAGGTGGGAGTCGGGACGGGCGAAGTAGATGAACTCGAACACGCACAGGGACGGCTTCTCGGGAGGCACCGCCTGGAAGAGCTGCAGCCCGTGACCGTCCACCAGCGCCGCCTCCCCCGGGCCCAGCTCCCGCAGCAGCTCCGCCCCCAGGTGGTCAAGGGCGCAGGTCTCGGAGGCTACCACGTAGCCGCCATTGAGCCTGCCCAGGCACAGGGGACGGATGCCCCATGGGTCCCGCATGGCCAGGAGGGCATGGGGCGTCAGGGCCACCAGCGAATACGCACCCTTCAGCACCCGCATCACATTGGAGACCCGCTCCCGCCAGTCGCTGCCCGGGGCCGAGGCCAGGAGATGGGCAATGACCTCCGTGTCGGTGCTGGTGCGGAACTGGAAACCCATCTCCTCCAGCGTGTAGCGCAGGACGTCGGCATTGACCAGATTGCCGTTGTGGGCCACCGCTAGAGGGCCGTGGGCACCCCCCACCAGGATGGGCTGGGCGTTGGGCAGGCAGGAGGAGCCGGTGGTGGAGTAGCGCGTGTGTCCGATGGCGATGTGGCCGGGCAGGTGGCGCAAATCGTCCTCGTCGAACACCTGCGACACCAGTCCCATACCCAGGCGCACGTGGATGCTTTTGCCGTCGGCGGTGGCGATGCCGGCCGACTCCTGGCCGCGATGCTGGAGGGCGTAGATGCCGTAGAAGGTGAGCCTGGCTACGTCTTCGCCGGGGGCGTAGACCCCGAAGACGCCGCACTTCTCGCGAAAGCCGCTATGGTCGCTCATGCGCCCCTTGGGCACCACCGCAGGGGACAGGTCCACCGGCCTCCGCCACACGAAACGAGAGGACGATAGCGAGCCATATGGCAGCGGGCCCCGACCCCCACCGGCGCCCTACATTTTACCACCAACGTGACATGGCTACCAGCGCCACCGTTACATCCCCAGGGACGCCCACCCGACGTGCTCGCTATAACGCGGCGCTCATTGGCCTTCCCGATGACGCCATTGACAGCCCGGAAACGATTCCTATCATCTGCCTGAGAGGATGGCCATGGGCAGACCCCGCTACGACGGCTTCTGGGGGAGGCGAGTCGACCGCCGCCACTTCCTGCGCCTCGCCGCCCTGAGCGCCGGGACAGCCGCCCTGGTAGCCGCCTGTGGCCGGGGGCCTTCCTCTCGGCCGGCGACCTTCGCCACCGAGACCCCGACCCCCACGGGGCCCTTTCCCCGCGTCTCGGGGCCTATAGAGGGCGGCCGGCGGGGCATGCCCTTCAACTATCCCGCCGTCGACCTGGCCTCGCGGGGATACGTCGCCCAGGAGTTCTTTCTGGAGGGCGAGGCCACTTCCTACCGTCCGGCCCCTGGGGCGACCCTGGGGAACGACGGGCTGTGGAGGGCCGAGCCTGCCGATACGGCCCCCTACCGCACCCGTATTCTGGTGGTGCGGCCGCTGGACGACTCTCGTTTCAACGGCACGGTGCTGGTCAACTGGCAGAACGTCACCGCCGGTTTCGAGATCGGCACCGTCGGCGAGGGGGAGATCCTGAGGGGCTACGCCTGGGTAGGCGTCTCGGCCCAGAGGGTGGGCGTAGAGGGGTTCGCCAGTCCGGAGGCCCGCAGTCCCCTGGGTCTGGGCACCGACCAACACTTGAAGGCGTGGGACCCCGAGCGCTACGGCAGCCTCCAACACCCGGGAGACCCCTACTCTTACGACATCTTCACCCAGGCGGCCAGAGCGGTGGGGCCGCAGCGGCCTCGCACCACCCCCGACCCCATGGGTGGTCTCACGGTGCGGCGGCTGGTGGCCACAGGGCTGTCCCAGTCGGCCGCGCGCCTGCGCACCTACATCAACGCTGTGCATCCCCTGGTGGGGGTGTTCCAGGGCTTCATCCCCTACCTGGACTTCGGGTGGGGCATCCGCCTCGACGAGCAGTCGGTGCCCGACGTGTCGGGGGTGGACCCACGCATACGGGTGCCCACGGTCATCCGCCAAGACCAGCCGACGCCGGTGATGGTGGTCAATTCCGAGACGGAGACCGTCAGCTACTATGCCGTCCGCCAGCCCGACAGCCCCAGCTTCCGCTTCTGGGAGGTGGCGGGGACGTCCCACGCCGCCTTGCCCAGGGGGACACAGCTGGGCGGCGTCACCGCCCCCAACTGGCTCTCGGTCACCCCCGTCTACCACGCGGCGGTGCGGCACATGCACAACTGGCTGGTGCGGGGCACTCCGCCCCCCGTGCTGCCCAGGATAGAGGTCGAGCCGGGCAACCCGCCCCGCATACGCCGCGACGCCCGCGGCAACGCCCTGGGCGGGATCCGACTGCCGGAGCTGGAGGCCCCCATCGGCGAGCATCGCGGAGTGGGCGAGGGTGGCAGCCTGCTGGCCATCCTGGCCGGCTATTTCCGCCCGTTCACCTGTCGGGAGCTGGCCAGCCTGTACACCAGCCGCGAGGCCTTCGTGCGGGCCTACCAGCAGGCTGTGGACGCCGGGGTGGCCGCGGGCTACATCCTCCCCGAGGATGCCGCAGCCATGAAGGAGGCCGCCGCCAGGACCGACATCTTCGCCAGCTGCCCTGCCGGCTGAGGCCATCACCCCGCGTCCGTCCAGGGGGTGGCGTAGCGGGCGAGGGCGTCCACGGCGGGGGCGAGGCCCAGGCCAGGAGCCTGAGGGAGGGCCATGCAGCCGCTTCCCGTCGTGAGGGCGCCCCCGGCAAGGTCGTCGGCCAGAAGGGTGAGCGTCCCCAAACCCGCCGCCAGGGGAGGGCCGGGCAGGGCGCAGGCCAGGTGCAGGCAGGCCGCCGTGCCTATCGCCGTCTCCAGGGCAGTGGTCACTACAGCCTTCGCCCCCATCCGCTGGCACAGCCGGGCGCAGGCCAGGGAGCGTCCCAGGCCCCCCAGGGCCGAGGGCTTCAGCACCAGCACATCGGCCGCGCCGGCCTCCAGCAGGGCACGGGCCGCATCCAGGTCGGTCACGTCCTCGTCGGCCGCAATGGGCACGCCAGCCTCCCGTCGGAGGCGGGCCATATCGGCCCACCTGCCCGGGGGCAGGGGCTGCTCTATGTACTGGAGGCCGAACGGGGACAGGGCAGCGATGGCCCTGGCTGCCTCCTCGATCCGCTGCCAGGCGCCGTTGGCATCGGCCCGCAGCGCCATTTCGGGGCCTGTCGCCTCCCGCACCGCCCGCAGTCGCTGCACGTCCCGCTCCAGGGGGAGGGCGCCCACCTTGATCTTCAGACAGCGGTAGCCCTGGGCCGCTGCCTTTCGGGCCTGGCGGAAGCAGTCCCAGGGGTCTTCGGCCGATACGAGGGCGTTCACCGTCACGGCGTCGCGGGCCTCGGGCGAGAGCAGGCGGGCCAGAGGCACTCCCCTGGCCCGGGCCGCGGCGTCCAGCCCAGCCGTCTCCAGAGCGAAGGCCAGGGGCGACGGAAGCTTCGCGGCGGCATCGGCTACGGCGTCCAGCTCCGATCCCTCGAGGCACGGTGCGACCGCCGCGAGGGCGGAGGCCAGCTCTTCCACTCCAGGCCCGTGCCACGGGACAGGAGCAGCCTCTCCCAGTCCCTGGAGACCGCCCTCGGCCTCCAGCCGCACCAGCAACCCCTCGCGCAGCGCCATCTCGCCGCGGGCGGTGCGCAGGGGCACCCGCAAGGGCACGCGGTAGCGGCACCAGGAGATGCGCAGCACCCTCACAGCGCCAGCCCCAGGGCCAGCAGCGCGCCCAGCAGCAGGTGCAGCCTGGCGGTGGCCACCAGCAACCGATTCAGTCCCCTGCCCGAGACACCTCGCAGCACGCTCCACGCCAGGCGGGCGGCCAGAGGCGAAGAGAGCCAGGGCAGCAGCGCCCAGGGTCCGCCGCCGGTGGCTGCGAGGGGGACGCAGAGGGCATAGGCCGCCAGCAACAGGGCAACGTAGTAGAGGCGGGTCGACGGGTCGCCCAGCAGGACGGCCAGGGTCACCTTCCCGGCACGGCGGTCCGAGTCCAGATCGCGCAGATTGTTGACGGCCAGGATGGCGGTGACGGTGCAGGCCACCGGCAGCGAGGCGAGAAAGGCGATGACGTCCACCCGTCCCGTCTGCAGGTAATAGGTCCCCATGACCGCCATGACGCCGAAGGTGAGGAAGCAGACGGCGTCGCCCAGAGCGCGGTAGCCGTAGGGCCACGGGCCGCCCGTGTAAGCGATGCCCGCCACCACCGCCACAGCGCCCATGAGGAGCACCGGCCAGCCGCCTTCCCAGGCCAGATAGAGGCCTACCAGGGCAGCCAGAGCGAAGGCGGCCAGAGCACCCCGGCGCATGGCCGCTGGCGCGATGAGGCCCAGGGCCACAGCCCGCGGCGGGCCAAGGCGGTCGGCGGCATCGGCGCCCCGCTCGTAGTCAGCCACGTCGTTGGCGAAGTTGGTGCCCACCTGCACCAGGACGGCCGCCACCAGGGTGGCGGCCAGGATGCCGGGGCGAAACCCTTCCTCCCAGGCAGCGCCCGCCCCTACCAGCACCGGCGTCAGAGAGGCCGTGAGAGTGGGGGGACGAGCGGCCAGCAGCCATGCCCGCCACCCATGGGACACTGGCCCAGCGCGCGAGGGCGCCCCAGCCATGGCACCTCACCAGGGGTGGGCGCGGAAGCGCGAGAAGTCGGGCGGCCGCTTCTCCAGGAAGGCCCGCGTGCCCTCTTCGGACTCCTCGGTGGCGTAGTAAAGGGCGGTGGCGCCGTGGGCCAGGTTCTGAATGCCGTAGACGTGGTCGGTGTCGGCGTTGAAGGCGTGCTTGAGGAAGCGAAGGGCAGTGGGCCCCCTCTGAAGCAGCTCCCGCCCCCAGGCAACCGCCTCCTCCTCCAGCCGCTCGGGCGGCACCACCACATTCACCAGGCCCATCTCCAGCGCCTCCTGGGCCGAGTAGCGGCGGCACAGATACCAGATCTCCCGAGCCTTCTTCTCCCCCACGATGCGGGCCAAGTAGATGGCGCCGAAGCCAGCGTCGAAGCTGCCGTATTTGGGGCCGATCTGGCCGAAGACGGCGCGGGTGGAGGCGATGGTCAGGTCGCAGAGGACGTGCAGCACGTGCCCGCCGCCGATGGCGTAGCCGTCCACCACGGCGATGACAGGCTTCGGTATCTCGCGGATAAGGCGGTGGAGATGGGTCACCTGCAAGCGGGGGCGGCCGTCGGCGTCCAGGTAGCCGCCGCCGGCCCTCACCCGCACGTCGCCCCCGCTGCAGAAGTTCCCGCCAGCCCCCGTCAGCAGCACCACGCCGATGCCAGTGTCGTACCACGCATGGGTGAAGGCGTCCCGCATCTCGTCGATGGTCAGAGGGCGGAAGGCGTTGAGCACCTCGGGACGGTTGATGGTCACCCTGGCTATGCCACGGGCGTCTTCTTCCCCGTGCTCGTAGATGATGTCCTGATAGTGACCCACCCTTCGCCATGCTATGGCCATGCTCTCACCTCCTACTGGGGACGGTTCCTCTCGAGGAAGTCACGGACGATGCTGGCGAAGCGCCGTGGGCGCTCCAGGTGCACGGTATGCCCCGCCCCCGGCACCACCGCCAGCTCGCCCCGGGGCAGGGAAGCCGCCATGCGCCGTCCGATGTCGCAGTAGCGCTCGTCCAGGGCACCCACGATGACGAGGGTGGGCGCCCGCACCTCCGACAGCCGCCGCCACAGCGGCTCCTGACGCCCCACGCTCATACCGCGCAGGGCAGCAGCCAGGCCCACGGGGCTGTGGGAAAGGCGCTGCCGCCTCAGCCGCTCCCGCACCGTCGCCGGCAGGCGGGACTGACTGGCGAAGAGGGGCTGGGCCTCCCACAGCCTCACGAAGGCCTCCAGCCCCTCCTGCAACAGCTGCTCGGCCAGGGAGTCGTCGCGGCGGACGCGAGCGGCCCGCTGCCTGGGGTCGACGATGCCTGGCGAGGCGCTCTCCAGCACCAGCGCCCACAGCCGCTCTCCCAGGGCCAGGGCCAGGTGGAGGGCTAGGCGGCCACCCAGGGAATATCCCACCACCGCCACGCGACCGATGCCCAGGGCGTCCAGCAGCGCCACCAGGTCGGACACGCAGCGGGGAAAGGCGTAGCGAGAGGGGTCAGCGGGGGCATCGGAGCGGCCATGGCCCAGCAGGTCCACTGCCACGGTGCGAAACCCCTGCCAGCGGGAAAGGAAGGGGAGCCAGGTCTCGACGCTGCCGGTAAAGCCGTGCAGAAGCAGCACGGCGGGGCCTTCCCCCCTCTCCTCCACATACAGGGCCACATCGCCCACGGGCACCCTCACGCCCATCCCATCGCCTCCAGATAGCGACGGGCCCGCGCCGACACCTCGCGCCACAGGCGTCGGTGCAGCTCCGCATTCCAGGCGCGATCGCTACGCACCTGGACGATGGTCGGCCGACGGCGGCAGAGGGCCTCCCGCACCGTCCGCCCGAAGCCCTCCCAGTCGGCCAGCTCGTGGAAGTCGAGGCCGAACATCTCGGCGGCAGGACGGAAGTCGAGGCCGTGGGGCATGGCGAAGAGCTCCTCCAGCTCCTCCTCCCCCTCCTGGGGCAGGAAATGAAAGATGGCGCCGCCGTCGTTGTGCAGCAGCAACACCAAGGGCGACAGGCCGTGGCGGCGCACCGCCAGCAAGCCGTTCAGGTCGTGGTAGAAGGACGTGTCGCCCACGGCCAGGGCCAGAGGCCCATCCCAGACGGCGCAGGCCCCCAGAGCGGTGGACACTACCCCGTCGATACCGCTCGCGCCGCGGTTGCCCAGCACCAGCAGCCGACGACCATCGCCGGGGCAGAAGGCGTCCAGGTCGCGGACGGGCATGCTGTTGCCTACCACCAGGGCAGCGCCGTCGGTCAGCAGGCGGACCAGGTCCCGCAGGGCGCGCGGCTCGTTGGGGGCCATCTCTCGGTCCAAGAGGACGTCGAGGGCCTCCCCCGCCAGGGCGTCCAGCTCTCGCCAGGCCTTCGCCCAGTCGCCATCGGCTGGGCGGTGGCCCAGGGAGGCGACAGCCTGGGCCAGGGCGAAGCAGAAAGCCGTCGGGTCGACGTGGAAGGCCTCGCTGGCAACGAAAAGGGGGTCGGGCCAGCCCTCTTCGTCCACCAGCACCTGTAGGGCGCGGCGGTGCCGCTGCAAATAGGCATGGACGGGCCTAGGGGTGGGAAGGGCACCCAGTCGCAGCACCGCCTGCGGCGCCAGGGCGGCAGCCACCGCCTCGTCCTGCAGCAGCGCCAGATAGCGGTCCACCGCCAGGGGAGAGCGGTGGGCGCCCCAGCGCGCCTGGGACTGGGGGTCGGCCAGCAGGGGCCAGCCCAGGGATTGGGCCACCGTCGCTGCCGCTTTCGGCAACTCGGGGTCGGACTGGGGCCCGCAGACGACCAGGCCCCGCTCCGCGCCCGCCAGCTCCCTGGCCAGGGGCAGCAGCTCCTCGGGGGTGGGGCGCCGCGGGGCCGAGCGGACAGTGACGAAGGGAGGGTCGTCGCTGACGACCGTCGCCTCGCCCCGCGCCGGCAGTAGCGGCTCACGGAAGGGGAAGTTCAGATGGACGGGTCCAGCCGGTCGACCGCGGGCGATGGCCGCCGCCCGCGAGGCTAAGGTGCGGGCGTAGCGGACAGCCTCCGGCGTAGCCTCGGGCAGGGGGACGTCGAAATGCCAGCGGACATGGCGGCCATACAGGCCCGGCTGGACGATGGTCTGGAGGGCCCCTGCCTCCCGCGCCTCCGGCGGCCGGTCGGCCGTCAGCACCAGCAGGGGAGTGCGGGAATAGAATGCCTCCACCACCGCCGGCAACAGGTTGGCCGCCGCGGTGCCCGAGGTGACCACCACCGCCACCGGCTCTCGCAGGACCTTGGCCATGCCCAGGGCGAAGAAGGCGGCCGACCGCTCGTCCAGGTGCGTCCAGAGCCGGAAGCCGCCGTGGCGTTTCAGCAACAGCGCCAGGGGGGAAGAGCGGGAGCCGGGGCAGACGCAGGCATGCCTGACCCCCGCCTGGGCCAGGGCGTCCACGAAGGCGCCTACGAAGGCCATCAGCGCCTCGGCTGTCATGCCGCCCCCAACGCCTCCAGCATGGCCCGCAGCTTCAGCCGCGATTCTCGCTCCTCCCTATCGGGGTCGGAGGCGGCGGTTATGCCGCAGCCGGCATAGAGGAGGGCCTCGCCGCGGCCTACCAGGGCAGAGCGGATGGCCACAGCCAGCTCGCCCCCACCGCGTTCGTCCAGCCAGCCCACTGCCCCGGCATACCAGCCGCGGTCGAATCCCTCCAGGCGGGCAATGAGGGCCAGGGCCGCCTCCCTGGGGTATCCGGCCACGGCCGGCGTGGGATGAAGCCTCTCGGCCACCTGGAGCAGGTGCAGGGGCCGGGCCAGCTCCCCCTCCACAGGCGTGTACAGGTGCTGTATGTTGGCCAGCCGCCGCACCGATGGGGCCTCGGGCACGCGCAGATCCCGGCAGAGAGGGGCCAGGGCCTCACGGGCCGCTTCCACCACCAGGGCGTGCTCGCGCCGCTCCTTGGGGTCTGCCAGGAGGCGGGCAGCCAGGGCCTCGTCCTCCGAGGGGGTGAGGCCGCGAGGGGCCGAGCCGGCCAGACAGTCGGCCCTCACCAGGCCATCGCGGGCCTCCAGCAACCTCTCGGGGGTAGCTCCCAGGAACCAGCGCCCACCCCTGCCCATGGCGAAGAGGGTGCAGCCAGGATAGCGGGCCCGCAACCTCTGCAGGGCCGGTCGGGGGTCGAAGGGGCCGCTGCAGTCCAGGGAGAGGCGACGGGCCAGCACCACCTTCTCGGCCTCGTCGGCTCGCAGGCGCGCCACGGCCTCGGCCACTGCCGGGCGGAAATCGTCGTCCCAGCGAGGTGGCCCCACACGGGGCGGGTCACAGGCAGCGGGCGGCATCGCCAGCGATCGCTCCAGGTCCCTAACCTCAGCGCCGAAGAGGACGGCCCAGGATCTCTCGGGGAGGCGCACGAGCAGCAGGCGGGGCACCCACCAGCAGGAGTCGGAGAAGGGCCGCCAATGGGCCTCGCGGGCGGGCCTGGGCTGAAAGGCGAAACCACCCACGGCCACGGGCGTCCCGGGAGGCAGTTCGCCCGGAAGGGCCCGCCGCCACCAGCGCACCGCCGTCCCCAGCCGCCGGGGGCCGCGCGGCCGCACCTCCCTCGCCGCCCCCAGGGCCAGGATGGCCACCCCGCGGGAGGGCTGCTCCCAGTAGAAGGCCGGACCCGCCATCGCCGACAGGAAGGTCAGCAAGTCCAGGGGCGGCAGTGGCCTCACGAGCGGGACCGACAGGCGGACAGGGTCACCTACGGACGCCAGCAAGGCAGGCCTCAGGAGGCGAGGTGTCGGGCGGCCTCCTCTGCCGGGAGGCCGACGCTGCGCAGGAATAGGGCCCGCAGGTGCGGATAGGCCTCTTCCAGGCGGCGGGGCTGTCCCGTCTGCAGCCAGTGGACGATGACCTCGGCCACAGCCCCGAACCAGGCGCGGGCCGTCAGCTCGGCGTCCAGGGGGCCGATGATGCCCTGGGACACGGCCTCCTCCAGACAGCCCCTCACCAGGGCGGCGCAGCGGTCGCGCAGAGCGGTCACCTCGGCCTGGAAGCGACGCCCGGCCCCGTAGCCCTCCAGCAAGAGGATGCGGGCGAGGGCGCGGTGGCGGGAAAAGGTGAGCAGAACGGTCCTGAGGGCGGCATCGGCCCGGGTTACGGGGTCGGGGGCGGCAGCCATAGCCGCCTGGGCCTTCTCCAGTAGACGATGGCCGGCGTAGCGCAGGAGGGCAAGGAAGAGGTCCTCCTTGCTGGGAAAGTGGAAATAAAGGCCGCCTTTAGAAGTGCGGGAGGCGCGGGCCACCTCGTCCATGGTGGCAGCGCCGTAACCGCGACGGGCATAGACCCGCAGGGCCGCCTCCAGGATGCGGCGCTGACGTTCTCGGGCTCGCTCCTGCGTCACGGGCCTTTCCAGAACCGACTGGTCGGTCGCCTTTCATCCTACCTGACGGGAGCTGTGGGGTCAACGTTCTGGTCGGGGC encodes:
- a CDS encoding site-specific DNA-methyltransferase; the encoded protein is MTTQVIYTRRRLGITGNPPYDGEPFTQFSAVTPETKLEDLNLNWREMDLPERERTKHVHRLHPYLGKFVPQLVEIFLRKYRPRVVCDPFCGSGTTLVEANALGIEAVGCDISPFNCLLSRVKTETYDLPTLEREIHDILKRLRDNLRVTPQLHLDELASEYLRTWYSPRARRELLAYRQLIARYRYQDVLRVVLSRAARSARLAPHYELDFPREPVTAPYYCHKHRRICQPTDEALKFLQRYSLDTLRRIEQFAAIKTDARVTVIQGDAREVEFPPCDMVITSPPYVGLIDYHEQHRYAFELLGLPEQREAEIGAPWKGNSERGVRQYVEDMVAAFRNVLRALPAEAIVVVVVHDRKNIYDAIAERLGVRTEYRIKRHVNRRTGRRADDFFEDVIVWRKA
- the purM gene encoding phosphoribosylformylglycinamidine cyclo-ligase, encoding MSGEMTYAAAGVDLQAAGRLKARIAEIARTARRPEVLADVGPFAGLFRLTGRRAPVLVASCDGVGTKARLAALMGAYESIGRDLVSLNVNDILTVGAEPLFFLDYIASHGLSEEAKVALVRGMAEACREAGCALLGGETADMPDIYRPGDFDLAGFVVGVVERDELIDGSRIAPGDVLLGLPSSGLHTNGYSLVRRVFRVGIGEDEAAERRRLEEYVPELGCTLGEELLRPHRCYLREVMSVRRLVKGIAHVTGGGIEANLARILPPGLRAVIDRGAWEVPPIFRLIQERGRVPDDEMWRVFNMGIGLVLVAEEGQAAQVQAGLPGYVLMGAVRQGSGSGG
- the purF gene encoding amidophosphoribosyltransferase, which encodes MSDHSGFREKCGVFGVYAPGEDVARLTFYGIYALQHRGQESAGIATADGKSIHVRLGMGLVSQVFDEDDLRHLPGHIAIGHTRYSTTGSSCLPNAQPILVGGAHGPLAVAHNGNLVNADVLRYTLEEMGFQFRTSTDTEVIAHLLASAPGSDWRERVSNVMRVLKGAYSLVALTPHALLAMRDPWGIRPLCLGRLNGGYVVASETCALDHLGAELLRELGPGEAALVDGHGLQLFQAVPPEKPSLCVFEFIYFARPDSHLRGQLIYPVRMAMGRELAREHPVEADLVIGVPDSATPAAIGFSHQSGIPYAEGLVKNRYVGRTFIQPDQRLRDVGVYLKFNPLREVIDGKRLVVVDDSIVRGTTTPKVVEMLRRAGAKEVHMRICSPPIRHPCPFGIDMATRWELIANEKTVEEIRQHIGADSLGYLSMEGLMRAVGQARESFCTACFSGDYPMPVQLQMDKLAFERPVEASQREPALAGWSWERDRR
- a CDS encoding alpha/beta hydrolase domain-containing protein; this translates as MGRPRYDGFWGRRVDRRHFLRLAALSAGTAALVAACGRGPSSRPATFATETPTPTGPFPRVSGPIEGGRRGMPFNYPAVDLASRGYVAQEFFLEGEATSYRPAPGATLGNDGLWRAEPADTAPYRTRILVVRPLDDSRFNGTVLVNWQNVTAGFEIGTVGEGEILRGYAWVGVSAQRVGVEGFASPEARSPLGLGTDQHLKAWDPERYGSLQHPGDPYSYDIFTQAARAVGPQRPRTTPDPMGGLTVRRLVATGLSQSAARLRTYINAVHPLVGVFQGFIPYLDFGWGIRLDEQSVPDVSGVDPRIRVPTVIRQDQPTPVMVVNSETETVSYYAVRQPDSPSFRFWEVAGTSHAALPRGTQLGGVTAPNWLSVTPVYHAAVRHMHNWLVRGTPPPVLPRIEVEPGNPPRIRRDARGNALGGIRLPELEAPIGEHRGVGEGGSLLAILAGYFRPFTCRELASLYTSREAFVRAYQQAVDAGVAAGYILPEDAAAMKEAAARTDIFASCPAG
- the menC gene encoding o-succinylbenzoate synthase, which encodes MRVLRISWCRYRVPLRVPLRTARGEMALREGLLVRLEAEGGLQGLGEAAPVPWHGPGVEELASALAAVAPCLEGSELDAVADAAAKLPSPLAFALETAGLDAAARARGVPLARLLSPEARDAVTVNALVSAEDPWDCFRQARKAAAQGYRCLKIKVGALPLERDVQRLRAVREATGPEMALRADANGAWQRIEEAARAIAALSPFGLQYIEQPLPPGRWADMARLRREAGVPIAADEDVTDLDAARALLEAGAADVLVLKPSALGGLGRSLACARLCQRMGAKAVVTTALETAIGTAACLHLACALPGPPLAAGLGTLTLLADDLAGGALTTGSGCMALPQAPGLGLAPAVDALARYATPWTDAG
- a CDS encoding 1,4-dihydroxy-2-naphthoate polyprenyltransferase — encoded protein: MAGAPSRAGPVSHGWRAWLLAARPPTLTASLTPVLVGAGAAWEEGFRPGILAATLVAAVLVQVGTNFANDVADYERGADAADRLGPPRAVALGLIAPAAMRRGALAAFALAALVGLYLAWEGGWPVLLMGAVAVVAGIAYTGGPWPYGYRALGDAVCFLTFGVMAVMGTYYLQTGRVDVIAFLASLPVACTVTAILAVNNLRDLDSDRRAGKVTLAVLLGDPSTRLYYVALLLAAYALCVPLAATGGGPWALLPWLSSPLAARLAWSVLRGVSGRGLNRLLVATARLHLLLGALLALGLAL
- the menB gene encoding 1,4-dihydroxy-2-naphthoyl-CoA synthase; this translates as MAIAWRRVGHYQDIIYEHGEEDARGIARVTINRPEVLNAFRPLTIDEMRDAFTHAWYDTGIGVVLLTGAGGNFCSGGDVRVRAGGGYLDADGRPRLQVTHLHRLIREIPKPVIAVVDGYAIGGGHVLHVLCDLTIASTRAVFGQIGPKYGSFDAGFGAIYLARIVGEKKAREIWYLCRRYSAQEALEMGLVNVVVPPERLEEEAVAWGRELLQRGPTALRFLKHAFNADTDHVYGIQNLAHGATALYYATEESEEGTRAFLEKRPPDFSRFRAHPW